In Alphaproteobacteria bacterium, a single genomic region encodes these proteins:
- a CDS encoding GYD domain-containing protein has protein sequence MPIFVMLTRLSPQAATDARALEELERGVAEKIASKCPEIRWKSNYALLGRHDYLDIFEAPDIETASKVAALTRTGGHAHTEIWPAVPWDDFKSMIRAL, from the coding sequence ATGCCCATCTTCGTGATGCTCACCCGACTGAGTCCGCAGGCAGCGACTGATGCCCGGGCGCTCGAGGAGCTCGAGCGCGGCGTGGCCGAGAAGATCGCGTCAAAATGTCCCGAGATCCGCTGGAAATCGAACTATGCGTTGCTCGGCCGCCACGATTATCTCGATATTTTCGAAGCTCCGGATATCGAGACCGCATCGAAAGTCGCGGCGCTCACACGCACCGGCGGCCATGCCCACACCGAGATCTGGCCGGCCGTGCCCTGGGATGACTTCAAGTCCATGATCCGCGCGCTATAG